A single window of Acetobacteraceae bacterium DNA harbors:
- a CDS encoding FRG domain-containing protein, with the protein MTKKNNKTALSPLQKWIAFVNQCHENIPENEKETWQFSYRGHSQIYTSDNPENPIYKLNPSIFRKEDYLLKEREIIRDLLSRKSDIFFKDKTTFERLIRAQHYELPTRLLDITLSPLVALYFACANWKTGGVADETKEAEIFIFQLPKDKIKYFNSHSVTLRANLALLSESDRRELRRSLPPYPEKLEAQIEHPISLKNLTSLVQNEYPGFRPEIQIKDLHLPVAVYPPQNNERIKAQHGAFILFGLNQTLSPEEMVQSLGGKLFTYKIKAEEKKQILEELKRFEIHLSTILLGVEDTAHFLLDQLRKENVESEDEKRFKEYLKLAETGDKEAQFNLGVMYYRGEGCEQDVSKAREYFQKAADQGDADAQCNLGIMYQNGDGGEQNFTKAREYFEKSADQGDAKAQFNLGLMHQNGDDTEPDFSKAREYFEKSADQGDARAQSNLGIIYFEEKDFTKAREYFEKSADQGHAEAQFNLGLIYYNGDGGEQNFTKGREYFQMAAEQGLKEAIEALKKLDELEAQEKADKPSQKEKKKPKTNPEKDEEDNHP; encoded by the coding sequence ATGACGAAAAAAAATAACAAAACGGCTTTAAGTCCCCTTCAAAAATGGATCGCATTCGTCAATCAGTGTCATGAAAACATTCCAGAGAATGAAAAAGAGACGTGGCAGTTTTCCTATCGTGGGCATAGCCAAATTTACACTTCGGATAATCCCGAAAATCCTATTTATAAATTAAATCCCTCTATTTTCCGTAAAGAAGATTATCTCCTCAAGGAACGGGAAATTATACGTGATTTACTTTCCCGAAAATCAGATATTTTTTTCAAAGATAAAACGACTTTTGAGCGTCTTATTCGGGCGCAACATTATGAATTACCGACACGCCTGCTCGATATTACTTTAAGCCCTCTTGTGGCGCTTTATTTTGCCTGTGCGAACTGGAAAACAGGCGGTGTTGCGGATGAGACCAAAGAGGCAGAAATTTTTATCTTTCAACTGCCGAAAGATAAAATCAAATATTTTAACAGCCATAGTGTAACGCTACGTGCCAACCTTGCTTTGCTCTCTGAAAGTGACCGGCGAGAATTACGGCGCTCTTTGCCTCCTTATCCGGAAAAGCTGGAAGCGCAAATAGAACATCCTATTTCTCTCAAAAATCTAACCTCTCTTGTTCAGAATGAATATCCGGGCTTTCGGCCGGAAATCCAGATCAAAGATTTACACCTACCCGTTGCGGTTTATCCTCCGCAAAATAATGAACGGATCAAAGCCCAACATGGTGCCTTTATCCTCTTTGGATTAAATCAAACACTTTCTCCTGAAGAGATGGTTCAATCACTAGGCGGAAAGCTTTTTACTTATAAAATCAAAGCCGAAGAGAAGAAGCAAATTTTAGAAGAGTTAAAACGTTTTGAAATTCATCTCAGTACGATTTTACTTGGGGTCGAAGATACGGCACATTTTCTCCTTGACCAGCTTCGAAAAGAAAATGTGGAGAGCGAAGACGAGAAAAGATTTAAAGAATATCTAAAACTTGCAGAAACTGGTGATAAAGAAGCACAATTTAATCTTGGCGTCATGTACTATCGTGGAGAAGGCTGTGAGCAAGATGTCTCCAAAGCACGGGAATATTTTCAAAAAGCAGCAGATCAAGGGGATGCAGACGCCCAATGTAATCTTGGAATCATGTACCAAAATGGGGACGGCGGTGAACAAAATTTCACAAAAGCACGGGAATATTTTGAAAAATCAGCCGATCAAGGAGATGCAAAAGCACAATTTAATCTTGGCCTCATGCACCAAAATGGAGATGACACTGAGCCAGACTTTTCCAAAGCACGGGAATATTTTGAAAAATCAGCCGATCAAGGAGATGCAAGAGCACAATCTAATCTTGGCATTATATATTTCGAGGAAAAAGATTTTACAAAAGCACGGGAATATTTCGAAAAATCAGCAGATCAAGGACATGCAGAAGCGCAATTTAATCTTGGCCTCATCTACTATAATGGAGATGGCGGTGAGCAAAATTTCACCAAAGGACGAGAGTATTTCCAGATGGCAGCCGAACAAGGTTTGAAAGAAGCCATTGAAGCCTTAAAAAAATTAGATGAATTGGAAGCACAGGAAAAAGCGGACAAGCCAAGTCAAAAGGAAAAGAAAAAACCAAAGACCAATCCGGAAAAAGACGAAGAAGATAATCATCCTTAA
- a CDS encoding HAD family hydrolase, with product MHLYFDFDGTLADTGPALVEAVRLSFMARDLPPPKVSEVMPLMGFPLLQILGILLDHPSDSQEILVFRNLVEEYYAEMVVDEICLFPGMRELVEEFSQKAQRLAILTNKPTKCVLNETQALKIQPFFKAILGADLAGASKPERDILDMAHIMMALTDAEIEHSLQKSVMVGDSTPDIGLAKQAGMISIGVTWGAQDAVTLKREGADYIAETVKELREILLHLL from the coding sequence ATGCATCTTTATTTTGATTTTGACGGCACACTGGCCGATACAGGCCCTGCTTTGGTTGAGGCCGTACGTTTGAGCTTTATGGCGCGGGATTTACCACCGCCGAAAGTCTCCGAAGTCATGCCGCTCATGGGTTTCCCATTACTGCAAATTCTTGGAATCCTGCTTGATCACCCTTCGGATTCCCAAGAGATTTTGGTCTTTCGTAATTTGGTCGAGGAATATTATGCGGAAATGGTGGTCGATGAGATTTGCCTTTTTCCGGGAATGCGTGAACTTGTCGAAGAGTTTTCACAAAAGGCGCAGCGTTTGGCTATCCTGACCAATAAACCAACCAAATGCGTTTTAAATGAAACCCAGGCGCTGAAAATTCAGCCTTTTTTCAAGGCTATTCTAGGCGCAGATCTGGCCGGTGCGTCAAAGCCGGAAAGGGATATTTTGGACATGGCGCATATTATGATGGCGCTGACGGACGCTGAAATTGAGCATAGCCTTCAAAAATCGGTCATGGTTGGAGACAGTACGCCCGATATTGGCTTAGCCAAACAGGCCGGGATGATTTCCATCGGTGTGACATGGGGGGCACAAGATGCCGTAACCCTCAAAAGGGAGGGGGCGGATTATATTGCTGAAACGGTGAAGGAATTAAGAGAAATTCTCTTGCATTTATTATAG